In Corylus avellana chromosome ca2, CavTom2PMs-1.0, the following proteins share a genomic window:
- the LOC132170151 gene encoding ankyrin repeat-containing protein NPR4-like, whose amino-acid sequence MDTTWANSFVVPDKTISLGKADCLDDGVNKREKELQSKTIEGGKGGGGGSKKELRPCEGNRTSNYIPLLIAASEGIVEIVNEILQVYPQAIEHVTKDEENILHVAIKYRQMEIFRRVKKMKIIRDCRLVSRIDNRGYTILHHVADTEKYDGGNKAGPALQLQAELKWLERVRKIMPSHYVMHRNNDGKTADELFKDTHAALLKKAQKWIKETSQSCSAVAVLAATVVFAAAYTVPGGNDEMGRPIFLHSPFFLFFTVMDVVSLASSLTSVVMFLSILTSPFEQENFLRSLPRKLIAGFTLLFFSVTTTMLSFTATILLIIRLEKKTWTTTLIYTAAFLPVSVFALMQFPLYLAFTSCLHSLIKKIMKKVPRLFKRAARRRSIQT is encoded by the exons ATGGATACTACATGGGCAAACAGTTTTGTAGTACCGGACAAGACGATTTCCTTGGGGAAAGCAGACTGTTTGGACGACGGTgttaataaaagagaaaaggaattACAATCCAAGACCATCGAAGGAggaaaaggaggaggaggaggttcAAAGAAGGAATTACGACCCTGTGAAGGAAATCGGACAAGTAATTACATTCCATTGCTTATTGCAGCCAGTGAAGGAATAGTAGAAATAGTGAATGAGATACTTCAAGTGTATCCTCAGGCAATTGAGCACGTTACTAAGGATGAGGAAAACATATTGCATGTGGCCATTAAATACCGTCAAATGGAAATCTTTCGCCGTGtaaagaagatgaaaataataAGGGATTGTAGGTTGGTTTCAAGGATTGATAACAGAGGCTACACCATATTGCATCATGTCGCCGACACGGAGAAATATGACGGAGGAAACAAAGCTGGCCCTGCACTCCAATTGCAAGCGGAGTTGAAATGGCTTGAG CGTGTGCGAAAGATAATGCCCTCTCATTACGTCATGCACCGCAACAATGACGGCAAGACTGCAGACGAGCTCTTCAAAGACACACACGCTGCTCTTCTCAAGAAGGCTCAAAAGTGGATAAAGGAGACCTCTCAGTCGTGCTCTGCAGTTGCTGTCTTGGCCGCCACTGTCGTTTTCGCGGCTGCCTACACCGTCCCGGGAGGCAACGACGAGATGGGTCGTCCAATTTTCCTTCACTCTcccttcttcttattcttcacCGTCATGGACGTTGTCTCCCTTGCAAGCTCCTTGACTTCCGTCGTAATGTTCCTATCCATTCTCACTTCTCCTTTTGAGCAAGAAAATTTCCTCAGATCTCTCCCTCGGAAGCTCATCGCGGGGTTCACCTTGCTCTTCTTCTCCGTAACAACAACCATGCTTTCGTTCACAGCAACTATTCTGCTCATCATTCGCCTTGAGAAGAAAACATGGACTACGACTCTGATTTACACTGCTGCATTCCTTCCCGTCTCTGTGTTTGCGCTTATGCAGTTCCCCTTGTACCTTGCATTCACCAGTTGTTTGCATTCccttataaagaaaataatgaagaaggTTCCTCGTCTCTTCAAGAGAGCTGCAAGGAGAAGATCTATTCAGACTTAA
- the LOC132170365 gene encoding EH domain-containing protein 2-like has protein sequence MEIGSGPIASCSKDDQKIYQEWFNLADSDGDGRITGNDATKFFAMSKLSRSELKQVWAIADSKRQGFLGFTEFITAMQLASLAQAGHELTPDIIKTAADIENIKPPLMEGLDNLIAKTKALTINGHPEVNGNVQPQPPSTQWFGSKSAKKLPPNAVTSIIDGLNRLYIEKLKPLEVAYRFNDFVSPLMTHSDFDAKPMVMLLGQYSTGKTTFIKHLLRCNYPGAHIGPEPTTDRFVVVMSGPDERSIPGNTIAVNAEMPFGGLTTFGGAFLSKFECSQMPHPLLDQITLVDTPGVLSGEKQRTQRSYDFTGVISWFAAKCDLILLLFDPHKLDISDEFKRVISSLRGNDDKIRVVLNKADQVDTQQLMRVYGALMWSLGKVLNTPEVVRVYIGSFNDKPVDEAAVGPIGRDLFEKEQDDLLADLIDIPKKACDRRINEFVKRARAAKIHAYIISHLKKEMPAMMGKAKTQQRLTDNLENEFGKVQREFHLPAGDFPNVEHFREVLNGYSIDKFEKLKPKMIQAVDDMLGYEIPELLKNFRNPYD, from the exons ATGGAGATAGGATCGGGTCCGATTGCTTCGTGCTCCAAAGACGACCAGAAGATCTACCAGGAATGGTTCAACTTGGCCGATTCAG ATGGAGATGGCCGTATTACTGGAAATGACGCCACGAAGTTTTTCGCCATGTCGAAGCTATCTCGATCAGAACTCAAGCAg GTGTGGGCAATTGCAGATTCAAAGCGACAAGGGTTTCTGGGCTTTACTGAGTTCATCACTGCGATGCAG CTGGCATCCCTGGCACAAGCAGGACACGAATTAACCCCAGATATCATTAAAACTGCAG CTGACATCGAGAATATCAAACCTCCATTGATGGAAGGTTTGGATAATTTAATAGCT aAAACTAAGGCTTTGACGATAAATGGCCACCCTGAAGTAAATG GAAACGTTCAGCCCCAACCACCATCAACTCAATGGTTTGGTTCAAAATCAGCAAAGAAG CTTCCTCCCAATGCAGTTACATCAATCATTGATGGGTTGAACAGATTGTACATTGAAAAGCTAAAGCCATTGGAAGTCGCATATCgttttaatgattttgtttctccCTTGATG ACTCACAGTGATTTTGATGCTAAGCCCATGGTCATGCTTTTGGGTCAATATTCAACAGGAAAGACAACATTTATAAAACATTTGCTAAGATGCAACTACCCAG GAGCTCACATTGGACCAGAGCCTACCACTGACAGATTTGTTGTTGTTATG TCCGGACCTGATGAGAGGAGTATTCCTGGGAACACTATAGCTGTTAATGCAGAGATGCCATTTGGTGGGTTGACAACTTTTGGAGGAGCattcttatcaaaatttgaGTGTTCTCAAATGCCTCATCCT TTGTTAGATCAAATTACACTTGTAGACACTCCTGGAGTTCTATCTGGAGAAAAGCAACGAACACAAAGGAGTTATGATTTCACTGGTGTTATATCATGGTTTGCAGCAAAATGTGAtcttattcttcttttatttgatcCCCATAAACTTGATATCAGTGATGAGTTCAAACGTGTCATTTCATCTCTACGCGGTAACGATGACAAGATCCGTGTTGTTCTAAATAAAGCTGACCAAGTTGATACCCAACAA CTGATGAGAGTTTATGGGGCATTGATGTGGTCACTTGGAAAAGTTTTAAATACTCCAGAGGTTGTGCGTGTTTATATTGG CTCATTCAATGACAAGCCAGTTGATGAGGCAGCTGTGGGCCCAATAGGGCGGGATCTTTTTGAGAAAGAACAAGATGATCTCCttgcagatttgattgatattccAAAGAAGGCTTGTGACCGTCGA ATCAATGAATTTGTAAAACGTGCTAGAGCTGCTAAGATTCATGCCTATATAATCAGTCATCTCAAGAAGGAGATGCCTGCCATGATGGGCAAAGCTAAGACCCAACAACGACTTACTGATAATCTGGAAAATGAATTTGGAAag GTCCAGAGGGAGTTCCATCTTCCCGCGGGCGACTTTCCAAATGTCGAGCACTTCAGGGAGGTGTTGAATGGTTATAGCATcgacaaatttgagaaattgaaGCCTAAAATGATTCAAGCGGTAGATGATATGCTTGGATATGAAATCCCAGAACTATTGAAGAATTTCAGAAACCCTTATGACTAA
- the LOC132170149 gene encoding uncharacterized protein LOC132170149, with protein sequence MVISPERRGDQMVWVGTTNEVYSVRSGYHLESSMLEREAGTCSNNSYIIEFWREVWNVRGPTVVLMFLWNACHNILPTRENLYRRGILQDPLRLICWLETESLGHTLWSCASAQDVWLEYELQFFSVSARQIWHCRNIVVQGEVLTSLAAVVRAAQEQVQAHNQDLLDRQVGVTSRVRPIDNTWQKPPEGYVKINWDAAVDTPRKRMGMGIIAKDHEGKTLATLSSTQRYIMDPATTEAIGCRSRVTLHHNSYLEGDGTRALVGEEARDPGGCSQHSQQRRKMDGWLWGNGARDENPAVQIVGMEGASYNKELKGNSVAHCLAKLAFTLCQEHIWLENFPSCINELVLDRQVSH encoded by the exons ATGGTGATCAGTCCTGAGCGAAGAGGAGACCAGATGGTATGGGTTGGAACTACTAACGAAGTCTATTCAGTTCGTAGTGGGTACCACCTTGAATCATCCATGTTGGAAAGGGAAGCAGGAACCTGTTCTAATAACAGCTACATCATAGAGTTTTGGAGGGAGGTTTGGAATGTACGAGGTCCTACTGTGGTGCTCATGTTCTTGTGGAATGCCTGTCACAACATTCTGCCAACTAGAGAGAATCTATACAGGAGGGGTATTTTGCAGGATCCACTTCGTCTCATTTGTTGGTTGGAGACGGAATCGTTGGGCCACACCTTGTGGAGTTGTGCTTCCGCACAAGATGTCTGGCTTGAAT ATGAACTGCAATTTTTTTCCGTCTCCGCAAGACAAATTTGGCATTGCCGTAACATTGTGGTCCAAGGGGAAGTTTTGACATCTCTGGCGGCGGTTGTACGCGCAGCACAAGAGCAGGTCCAGGCGCACAACCAAGATTTGTTGGATCGGCAAGTAGGAGTTACGTCGAGGGTGAGACCCATAGACAACACTTGGCAAAAACCTCCCGAAGGTtatgttaaaataaattgggatgcAGCTGTTGATACACCTAGGAAAAGGATGGGAATGGGGATTATAGCCAAGGACCATGAAGGGAAGACTCTAGCAACTCTAAGTTCAACACAGAGATATATCATGGACCCAGCCACAACGGAGGCGATAGGATGCAGATCAAGAG tcacgctgcatcataATAGTTACCTAGAAGGCGATGGAACTCGGGCACTGGTTGGGGAGGAGGCACGTGATCCTGGAGGCTGTAGTCAACATTCTCAACAACGAAGAAAAATGGATGGGTGGCTATGGGGCAATGGTGCACGGGACGAAAATCCTGCTGTCCAGATTGTTGGAATGGAGGGTGCTTCATATAACAAGGAATTGAAGGGGAATTCAGTGGCCCACTGTTTAGCTAAGTTGGCATTTACACTATGCCAAGAACATATTTGGCTTGAGAATTTCCCGTCTTGTATTAACGAGCTTGTACTTGATAGGCAAGTTTCTCATTGA
- the LOC132170152 gene encoding RPM1-interacting protein 4-like, translating to MAQNSHVPKFGNWDDNDNIPYTICFENARKDKGGVKMMNPNDPEENPEAFMCMREGLAVNVNSNNSISSSEKQQNKGGHSRPPAHPRNNSITSSNQQKSGSHRRITSESGSERSGSDYSLMHPGHRRVSSDMKKKKNTSSDRGSNSFSTSRTRHSTSRERTAGSYSSNDHMTAHHKVASVPKFGAWDESDPKSGEGFTVIFNKVKEEKQIAATQFASEPTQSSYYSNAHGHGRSSSRSKMCCCLFSSESDQ from the exons ATGGCG CAAAACTCACATGTCCCAAAATTTGGCAACTGGGACGACAATGATAACATACCTTACACAATCTGCTTTGAAAATGCACGGAAAGATAAGGGAGGGGTGAAGATGATGAACCCAAACGATCCAGAGGAGAATCCAGAGGCCTTCATGTGCATGAGAGAAGGGTTGGCAGTTAATGTCAACTCCAACAActcaatttcttcttcagaaAAACAGCAGAATAAGGGGGGGCATTCAAGGCCTCCTGCTCATCCCAGGAACAATAgtattactagttcgaatcaacAAAAAAGTGGGAGCCACAGGAGAATCACATCAGAATCTGGCAGCGAAAGAAGCGGCTCTGATTATTCACTCATGCATCCTGGTCATCGACGTGTGAGCTCTgacatgaagaagaagaagaacactTCGTCTGATCGTGGAAGTAATAGCTTCTCCACGTCAAGGACCCGACATAGTACTAGTAGAGAGAGAACAGCTGGAAGCTACTCCTCTAATGATCACATGACAGCT CATCATAAAGTAGCATCGGTACCCAAATTTGGGGCTTGGGATGAATCGGACCCTAAATCAGGAGAAGGATTTACTGTCATATTCAACAAAGTGAAAGAGGAAAAACAGATTGCGGCTACCCAGTTCGCATCTGAGCCAACACAATCAAGCTATTATTCGAATGCCCATGGCCATGGACGATCTTCCTCTAGATCAAAG ATGTGTTGCTGTCTGTTTTCAAGTGAAAGTGATCAGTGA